A single window of Dermacentor albipictus isolate Rhodes 1998 colony chromosome 1, USDA_Dalb.pri_finalv2, whole genome shotgun sequence DNA harbors:
- the LOC135906049 gene encoding uncharacterized protein: MDFLKAPEPLLTTGDLRKNWQLFKQRFEIFLTASEVAEKPRTESKKTALLLSVAGAEAIEVFNTFTFAAGEKNDDYATVAKKFDEYCIAMLSFFVARKGRQAILGLEASERLGLISRVNSVSQNSSEEVVASFRHLFTGTGCVKRVYHMVLRKDATPVVQRPRRVPLALEEPLREELSRMEQAGIIAKVTEPTDWENSFYWRTCCPGLPLRAQQITQTTTTTTSKCTQSTPLECGWSPAEILQGRSLRTTLPAVQVGQSRRVDKRQQKDYSRGPLAPLNNGETVRIKDSSSWRRKARVLQSSGQPRSYVVMTEDGQLLRRNREHLLPTRESFRLSGPPHDDEGVFQEYAAPASTQHDPEAAQNPNSTASIVPTVPQQAAAPRTTRQRRPPRRLMYDANFQQVP; encoded by the exons ATGGATTTCCTCAAAGCACCGGAGCCGCTCCTTACAACAGGCGACCTGCGCAAGAACTGGCAgctcttcaaacaaaggtttgaAATTTTCCTCACGGCGTCAGAGGTCGCAGAAAAGCCTCGGACTGAGTCCAAGAAGACAGCGTTGCTTTTGAGCGTCGCGGGCGCAGAGGCCATTGAAGTCTTTAACACCTTCACGTTTGCAGCAGGCGAGAAGAACGACGACTATGCCACAGTGGCGAAAAAATTTGATGAGTATTGCATTGCCATGCTGAGCTTTTTCGTGGCACGAAAGGGGCGCCAAGCAATCCTAGGACTTGAGGCGAGTGAACGCCTGGGACTGATTTCACGCGTGAACAGCGTGTCGCAAAACAGCTCTGAAGAAGTGGTTGCCAGCTTTCGTCACCTTTTCACTGGCACCGGCTGCGTCAAACGAGTATACCACATGGTGCTTCGCAAGGACGCCACGCCAGTGGTTCAGAGACCTCGTCGAGTGCCACTGGCTTTAGAGGAGCCACTTCGGGAGGAGTTGTCACGTATGGAACAAGCCGGAATAATTGCAAAAGTCACTGAGCCAACAGACTGG GAAAACAGCTTCTACTGGCGGACATGCTGTCCAGGGCTTCCGTTAAGGGCGCAGCAGATAACgcagacaacaacaacgacgacgtcgAAGTGCACGCA GTCAACTCCACTGGAATGCGGCTGGTCACCAGCCGAAATATTACAGGGACGCTCGCTGCGAACAACTCTACCAGCCGTTCAGGTCGGACAAAGCCGGCGGGTTGACAAACGCCAGCAAAAAGACTACTCAAGAGGGCCACTCGCACCGCTCAACAACGGCGAAACGGTCAGAATAAAAGACAGCTCATCATGGAGAAGAAAGGCTCGGGTTCTTCAGTCGTCTGGTCAACCAAGGTCATACGTTGTCATGACTGAAGACGGGCAACTCTTGCGACGCAACCGCGAGCATCTGCTGCCAACCAGAGAATCTTTTCGCCTTAGCGGTCCTCCTCACGACGACGAAGGTGTTTTTCAAGAATACGCTGCCCCTGCCAGCACACAACACGACCCAGAGGCGGCGCAAAACCCAAACAGCACAGCGAGCATTGTGCCGACAGTTCCGCAACAAGCAGCTGCTCCAAGGACTACAAGACAACGCAGACCACCTCGGCGCTTAATGTATGACGCGAACTTTCAACAAGTGCCGTGA